The Pongo abelii isolate AG06213 chromosome 20, NHGRI_mPonAbe1-v2.0_pri, whole genome shotgun sequence genome window below encodes:
- the ZNF576 gene encoding zinc finger protein 576, translating to MEDPNPEENMKQQDSPKERSPQSPGGNICHLGAPKCTRCLITFADSKFQERHMKREHPADFVAQKLQGVLFICFTCARSFPSSKALITHQRSHGPAAKPTPPVATTTAQPTFPCPDCGKTFGQAASLRRHRQMHEVRAPPGTFACTECGQDFAQEAGLHQHYIRHARGEL from the exons ATGGAGGACCCGAACCCTGAAGAGAACATGAAGCAGCAGGATTCACCCAAGGAGAGAAGTCcccagagcccaggaggcaaCATCT GCCACCTGGGGGCCCCGAAGTGCACCCGCTGCCTCATCACCTTCGCAGATTCCAAGTTCCAGGAGCGTCATATGAAGCGGGAGCACCCAGCGGACTTCGTGGCCCAGAAGCTGCAGGGGGTCCTCTTCATCTGCTTCACCTGCGCCcgctccttcccctcctccaaagCCCTGATCACCCACCAGCGCAGCCACGGTCCAGCCGCCAAGCCCACCCCGCCGGTTGCAACCACTACTGCCCAGCCCACCTTCCCTTGTCCTGACTGTGGCAAGACCTTTGGGCAGGCTGCTTCTCTGAGGCGGCACCGCCAGATGCATGAGGTCCGTGCCCCTCCCGGCACCTTCGCCTGCACAGAGTGTGGTCAGGACTTTGCTCAGGAAGCAGGGCTGCATCAACACTACATTCGGCATGCCCGGGGAGAACTCTGA